In the Muricauda sp. MAR_2010_75 genome, one interval contains:
- a CDS encoding peptidylprolyl isomerase, which produces MSKVKENDTVKVHYTGKLTNGQIFDSSLEREPMEVALGQGQLIPGFEKGLIDMAVNEKKTITIDKKDAYGEVNESLFQKISKSQLPEDLKPEVGMGLVGSNSEGQEQQFRVAKVEEEDIIIDANHPLAGHDLVFDLEVVEIL; this is translated from the coding sequence ATGAGCAAAGTAAAGGAAAATGATACTGTAAAGGTGCATTATACAGGTAAATTGACCAATGGGCAGATTTTTGATAGTTCTTTGGAAAGGGAGCCCATGGAAGTGGCCTTGGGTCAAGGTCAGCTTATCCCAGGATTTGAAAAAGGACTGATTGATATGGCCGTGAACGAAAAGAAAACCATAACCATAGACAAGAAAGATGCTTATGGAGAGGTAAATGAGTCTCTGTTTCAAAAAATATCAAAATCGCAATTGCCCGAAGACCTTAAACCTGAGGTTGGAATGGGCTTGGTGGGTTCCAATTCAGAAGGACAGGAACAGCAATTTCGAGTAGCAAAAGTTGAAGAAGAAGATATTATTATAGATGCCAACCATCCTTTGGCGGGCCATGATTTGGTGTTTGATCTAGAGGTGGTTGAAATTCTATAG
- a CDS encoding YkgJ family cysteine cluster protein — translation MALTLKVRSVENLFDQLEKESAQFQQISGLGCVSGCGKCCTYPNIEASPLEFFPWAFHMFLLGKAEETLHALNQTKSTNCYLFKPLSSVDQGHCSSYDHRGLICRLFGFAANRDKYGSLRLATCKIIKEGRADEYRSISEAIAKGLYVPVFTDYYMQLKQIDFQLGNKIVPINKALKMALEEILQYYAYRPVPDTDKLCI, via the coding sequence ATGGCGTTAACGCTAAAAGTGCGATCGGTTGAAAACTTATTTGACCAATTGGAAAAAGAAAGTGCCCAATTTCAGCAGATATCTGGTTTGGGTTGCGTTTCGGGCTGTGGAAAGTGTTGTACATATCCCAATATAGAAGCTTCCCCCTTGGAATTCTTCCCTTGGGCATTTCATATGTTTTTGTTGGGCAAAGCAGAAGAGACACTTCACGCCCTCAATCAAACCAAGAGCACAAACTGTTATCTGTTTAAACCCCTTTCCTCGGTAGATCAGGGACATTGTAGCAGCTATGATCACCGCGGTTTGATATGTAGATTGTTCGGTTTTGCGGCCAATAGGGACAAGTATGGGAGTTTGCGATTGGCAACCTGTAAAATTATCAAAGAAGGGAGGGCAGATGAGTATCGTTCCATTTCCGAGGCAATTGCAAAAGGATTATATGTCCCCGTATTTACCGATTATTATATGCAGTTGAAACAAATAGATTTTCAATTAGGCAACAAAATAGTTCCCATAAACAAAGCGCTGAAAATGGCTTTAGAGGAAATTCTGCAGTATTACGCCTATCGCCCCGTTCCAGATACGGACAAATTGTGTATTTAG
- a CDS encoding YdeI family protein, whose protein sequence is MNTNPKVDEYLAEGCGRCDLVGTPECKVHTWQEELKILRRLLLECGLTEERKWGSPCYTLNNKNVVMIAAFADNCALSFLKGVLLKDEQDILEKPGENSQSVRFVRFTNVKQIMAKWEVLKRYVFEAIEVEKVGLQVKLKKLSDYEVPEEFQERLDADPALKAAFEGLTPGRQKGYLLYFSGAKQPKTRKARIEKYIPKILRGIGFHDR, encoded by the coding sequence ATGAATACAAACCCCAAAGTTGATGAATATTTAGCCGAAGGCTGCGGCCGTTGCGACTTGGTGGGCACTCCTGAATGTAAGGTGCATACTTGGCAAGAAGAACTCAAGATTTTGCGGAGACTGCTGTTGGAATGTGGACTCACCGAAGAACGCAAGTGGGGTTCACCCTGTTACACCCTTAACAACAAGAATGTGGTGATGATTGCTGCCTTTGCGGATAACTGTGCGCTGAGTTTTCTAAAGGGGGTGTTGTTAAAAGACGAACAGGATATTTTGGAAAAGCCAGGGGAAAACTCCCAATCCGTTAGGTTTGTACGGTTTACCAATGTGAAGCAGATTATGGCAAAATGGGAGGTATTGAAGCGCTATGTTTTTGAAGCCATTGAAGTGGAAAAGGTCGGATTGCAAGTAAAATTGAAAAAGTTGTCCGACTATGAGGTGCCCGAAGAGTTTCAAGAAAGGCTGGATGCCGACCCAGCACTGAAAGCTGCTTTTGAGGGTCTTACCCCGGGACGACAAAAAGGGTACTTGCTCTATTTTTCCGGAGCCAAACAGCCCAAGACCCGAAAAGCCCGAATTGAAAAATACATTCCAAAAATTCTAAGGGGCATTGGGTTCCATGATAGATGA
- a CDS encoding DoxX family protein — MTKQKAGKITYWVATLWLALGMTSTGIVQLMHMEEEVQMMAHLGYPIYFLTLIGVWKLLGVIAILIPKFPVLKEWAYAGFAFTMIGALASHLALGDGMVELFGPALLLILTEISWYFRPTNRKLVPISSK, encoded by the coding sequence ATGACAAAACAAAAGGCAGGCAAAATAACGTATTGGGTAGCCACACTCTGGCTGGCTTTGGGGATGACCTCCACAGGAATTGTACAATTGATGCACATGGAGGAGGAGGTGCAGATGATGGCACATTTGGGGTATCCCATTTATTTTCTTACGCTGATCGGTGTCTGGAAGTTATTGGGTGTTATCGCTATTTTAATTCCAAAGTTTCCAGTATTGAAAGAATGGGCCTATGCAGGCTTTGCGTTTACCATGATAGGAGCCCTTGCATCCCATTTGGCGTTGGGTGACGGTATGGTAGAGCTCTTTGGTCCAGCCTTACTCTTGATATTGACCGAAATTTCTTGGTATTTTAGACCTACAAATAGAAAACTTGTTCCAATCAGTTCCAAATGA
- a CDS encoding SRPBCC domain-containing protein, which produces MERKTNVHAEDGKQEIFITREFELPLDLLFKAYVEPKIVEQWMGTKVLKLNNRKHGSYQFETTDPKGNKHRFNGTIHEFEPEVKITRTFEMEGSGFPVQLEFLEFKSISEEKSQLRIQMVFKSLGDRDRMLQLPFAQGISMAHDRLQETVQKLRNP; this is translated from the coding sequence ATGGAGCGAAAAACCAATGTGCATGCCGAGGATGGCAAGCAGGAAATTTTTATTACCCGAGAGTTTGAATTGCCTTTGGACTTGTTGTTCAAAGCGTATGTGGAGCCTAAAATTGTGGAACAATGGATGGGAACCAAAGTACTGAAGTTGAATAATCGAAAACATGGCAGTTATCAATTTGAAACCACCGACCCTAAAGGAAACAAGCATCGGTTCAATGGTACCATCCATGAATTTGAACCCGAAGTGAAAATCACCCGCACCTTTGAAATGGAGGGTTCCGGATTTCCGGTGCAACTGGAATTCTTGGAGTTTAAATCCATTTCGGAAGAAAAAAGCCAACTCCGTATTCAGATGGTGTTCAAATCGTTAGGGGACAGGGACCGCATGCTGCAACTTCCTTTTGCGCAGGGAATCAGTATGGCCCACGACCGCTTGCAAGAAACTGTTCAAAAACTTCGTAACCCATAA
- a CDS encoding helix-turn-helix transcriptional regulator, translating to MELRRDVFQAIADPTRRAIIALVAANAMTPGAIAGNFDSSRQTISKHIQILTECELLRQDQQGREIYYHFNPTKLKTIADFIEPFRELWDDRFNKLEAIMKNQKKS from the coding sequence ATGGAATTAAGAAGGGATGTATTTCAAGCGATAGCCGACCCTACAAGAAGGGCCATCATTGCCTTAGTAGCTGCCAACGCCATGACGCCAGGGGCCATTGCCGGAAATTTTGATTCGTCACGACAGACGATTTCCAAACACATTCAAATTTTAACGGAATGCGAACTGTTGCGACAAGACCAGCAGGGTAGGGAGATTTATTATCATTTTAATCCCACCAAACTTAAAACAATAGCAGATTTCATTGAACCTTTCCGGGAATTATGGGATGATAGGTTCAATAAGCTGGAAGCCATTATGAAGAATCAGAAAAAATCCTAG
- a CDS encoding transferrin receptor-like dimerization domain-containing protein, with protein MKKRLFPLLFLVAVTTTWAQESIIGFSKDAATKQLQLESEFEKQLSTENLDQWMQLLAGEPHWVGTEYGEKNVKWMEKQFKSWGYDTKVETYHVLFPYPKVRVLEMTGPTTYKAKLEAVPVEGDPYTSQENLLPSYNAYSTDGDVEAELVYVNYGIPSDYEELEKLGIDVKGKIVIAKYYGSWRGIKPKLAAEKGAIGCIIYSDPEDDGYVQGDVYPKGAFKNKTGVQRGSVMDMPLYPGDVLTPGYAATKDAKRLKREDAPTITKIPVLPISYEDAQPLLEALEGPVAPASWRGGLPITYHIGPGPAKVHLTLEFDWQLKPAHNVIATLKGSELPDQWVVRGNHHDAWVHGASDPISGLVALMEEARVVGKLAKAGKKPKRTLVYCAWDAEETGLIGSTEWVEDHRAELQQKTVAYINTDGNSRGFLGAGGSHTLQAMVSEVANKVTDPQTKVSIAERQAARNVVNGGSDKFALYALGSGSDYTPFIQHSGIASLNLGFGGEGSGGEYHTIYDTYTHYTRFKDPGFQYGTTLANTAGRIVLRLANAEVLPFELQQWYSTIDGYLGEVMKTLETMRSDVEKHNAKVAKNQYGLANDPKKSVKAAEKKAEVPYLDFSPIQNALADLKNTIDTFSKVDKTQLSAAKKAELNQALMHMEQALTSEKGLPRRDWFKHQIYAPGFYTGYGVKTLPGVREAIEQKEWQEAQEQIGVLAGTLKNFAAHIQKLNTIMR; from the coding sequence ATGAAAAAAAGACTATTCCCCCTACTCTTCCTTGTTGCAGTAACTACCACTTGGGCCCAAGAAAGCATTATCGGGTTCAGCAAAGATGCTGCCACCAAACAACTGCAACTCGAAAGTGAATTTGAAAAACAATTATCCACTGAGAATCTGGACCAATGGATGCAACTTCTGGCGGGTGAACCGCATTGGGTCGGCACCGAATATGGCGAAAAGAACGTCAAATGGATGGAAAAGCAGTTCAAATCTTGGGGGTACGACACCAAGGTGGAAACCTATCATGTGCTTTTCCCCTATCCAAAAGTTCGGGTGCTGGAAATGACAGGACCCACTACGTACAAAGCCAAATTGGAGGCCGTTCCCGTGGAAGGCGACCCGTATACCAGCCAAGAAAATCTATTGCCCAGCTACAATGCCTATTCCACCGACGGCGATGTGGAAGCAGAACTGGTATACGTAAACTATGGTATCCCCAGTGATTATGAGGAATTGGAAAAATTAGGCATCGATGTCAAAGGAAAAATCGTTATCGCGAAATATTATGGTTCTTGGCGTGGCATCAAACCAAAATTGGCCGCTGAAAAGGGGGCTATTGGCTGTATCATTTATTCCGACCCAGAGGATGACGGCTATGTGCAAGGCGATGTCTATCCAAAAGGTGCCTTCAAAAACAAAACTGGGGTGCAGCGCGGTTCCGTGATGGACATGCCCCTCTACCCTGGGGATGTATTGACGCCCGGATACGCCGCCACCAAAGATGCCAAACGTTTAAAGCGTGAAGATGCGCCTACCATTACCAAAATTCCCGTTTTGCCCATTTCGTATGAGGATGCCCAGCCCTTGCTTGAAGCCCTGGAAGGTCCCGTGGCCCCAGCTTCTTGGAGAGGTGGATTACCCATAACCTACCATATTGGACCTGGGCCAGCCAAAGTACACCTAACATTGGAGTTCGATTGGCAATTGAAACCGGCCCATAACGTGATTGCCACCTTAAAAGGTTCCGAGCTGCCTGACCAATGGGTGGTGCGAGGAAATCACCACGATGCTTGGGTACATGGGGCCAGCGACCCCATTAGTGGTTTGGTGGCCTTGATGGAGGAAGCCCGTGTGGTGGGAAAACTGGCCAAAGCTGGTAAAAAACCAAAACGAACGTTGGTGTATTGCGCTTGGGATGCCGAAGAAACCGGACTCATCGGTTCTACGGAGTGGGTAGAAGACCACCGAGCGGAACTGCAACAAAAAACGGTAGCCTACATCAATACGGATGGCAACAGTCGTGGGTTTTTAGGTGCTGGAGGTTCCCACACCCTGCAAGCGATGGTGTCTGAAGTGGCCAACAAAGTAACCGACCCACAAACCAAGGTCTCCATTGCAGAGCGACAAGCCGCCAGAAACGTTGTGAACGGAGGCTCCGATAAATTTGCATTGTATGCACTCGGTTCTGGTTCGGATTATACTCCCTTTATTCAGCATAGCGGGATTGCTTCTTTGAATCTTGGTTTTGGTGGAGAAGGTTCTGGCGGGGAATACCACACCATTTATGATACCTATACCCATTATACCCGATTCAAAGACCCTGGTTTTCAGTATGGAACTACCTTAGCCAACACCGCAGGCCGAATCGTACTCCGTTTGGCGAATGCAGAGGTACTTCCGTTTGAACTGCAACAATGGTACAGCACCATTGACGGTTATTTGGGCGAAGTGATGAAAACCTTGGAAACCATGCGTTCCGATGTGGAAAAACACAATGCCAAGGTGGCCAAAAATCAATATGGATTGGCCAATGACCCAAAAAAATCGGTTAAGGCTGCCGAGAAAAAAGCGGAAGTCCCCTATTTGGATTTTTCACCGATTCAAAATGCATTAGCCGATTTAAAGAACACTATTGATACCTTTTCCAAAGTGGACAAGACCCAGCTCTCCGCTGCCAAAAAAGCGGAACTCAACCAAGCGTTGATGCACATGGAGCAAGCCCTGACCTCAGAAAAGGGATTGCCCCGAAGAGACTGGTTCAAGCACCAGATTTATGCCCCCGGATTTTACACAGGTTATGGGGTAAAAACGCTTCCAGGCGTGCGCGAGGCCATCGAGCAGAAAGAATGGCAAGAGGCCCAAGAACAGATTGGGGTCCTCGCCGGCACGCTTAAAAACTTTGCTGCACACATTCAAAAACTGAATACTATTATGCGCTAA
- a CDS encoding helix-turn-helix domain-containing protein, with product MDIYNTNTLINEQTGKLAFKLSHFEDDCQFCSLKRFNYYSLIWVKKGSGTAKIDFAEFDFTADTLFALTPYQPFSLIEKEKIEGVVLNFHPDFFCIHKHQEQVACNGVLFNNIYNPPYFCVDDTIRSQFEMVLSQMRAEVQKADLAQYELLVSYLKIFLITASRAKAKQQPESLKDSPDEKEPFIIQNLKDLIETHFKTKHSAGEYADLLNISPKALAKITKNHFNKTMTNLISERIIIEAKRELYLTNKSVKEIAFDLGYDDEHYFSRFFKNNADISPKVYRETVGFARAMA from the coding sequence ATGGACATCTACAACACCAACACACTCATCAACGAACAGACCGGGAAATTGGCCTTTAAACTTTCTCATTTTGAAGATGACTGCCAGTTCTGTTCCCTAAAACGATTTAATTATTATTCCTTAATTTGGGTTAAGAAGGGGAGTGGCACCGCCAAAATAGATTTCGCAGAGTTTGATTTTACCGCGGACACATTGTTTGCCCTAACTCCTTACCAACCTTTTAGCCTCATTGAAAAGGAAAAAATAGAGGGTGTGGTGTTGAATTTTCATCCTGATTTTTTCTGTATCCACAAACACCAAGAACAGGTGGCCTGCAATGGGGTACTGTTCAACAATATTTACAATCCCCCGTATTTTTGTGTAGACGATACCATCCGAAGTCAGTTTGAAATGGTGCTTTCACAGATGCGTGCTGAAGTTCAAAAAGCGGACTTGGCCCAATATGAATTGTTGGTGTCCTACCTAAAAATATTCTTGATTACCGCCTCACGGGCCAAGGCCAAACAACAACCGGAATCCCTAAAGGACAGTCCGGATGAAAAAGAGCCATTCATTATCCAAAACCTGAAGGACCTTATCGAAACGCACTTTAAAACCAAGCATTCGGCAGGGGAGTATGCTGATTTGTTGAACATCAGTCCAAAAGCATTGGCCAAGATCACCAAGAACCATTTTAACAAGACCATGACCAACTTGATTTCAGAGCGCATCATTATTGAGGCCAAGCGGGAGCTGTACCTTACCAATAAATCGGTGAAGGAGATTGCCTTTGATTTAGGGTATGATGATGAACATTACTTCAGCCGCTTTTTTAAGAACAATGCAGACATTTCACCTAAGGTTTACCGCGAAACTGTAGGCTTTGCAAGGGCGATGGCCTAA
- a CDS encoding nuclear transport factor 2 family protein, translating into MAIEQKFPLPPFTEETAREKVQLAEDAWNSQDPEKVSKAYTVDTEWRNRSQFVNGREEVVAFLTEKWQKEKNYKLKKELWAFTDNRIAVRFEYEYQNAQGAWFRAYGNENWEFNEHGLMQKRYASINDLPIAANERRL; encoded by the coding sequence ATGGCAATAGAACAAAAATTTCCGTTACCTCCTTTTACCGAGGAAACGGCCAGAGAAAAAGTACAGTTGGCCGAGGATGCCTGGAACAGCCAAGACCCTGAAAAAGTGTCCAAAGCCTATACCGTGGACACCGAATGGCGCAACCGTTCCCAGTTTGTTAATGGACGGGAAGAAGTGGTCGCTTTTTTGACCGAAAAGTGGCAAAAGGAAAAAAATTACAAGTTGAAGAAAGAACTTTGGGCTTTCACCGACAATAGAATAGCAGTTCGTTTTGAATACGAATACCAAAATGCCCAGGGAGCGTGGTTCCGCGCGTATGGAAATGAGAATTGGGAGTTCAATGAGCATGGGCTTATGCAGAAACGCTACGCCAGCATTAATGATCTGCCCATTGCCGCCAACGAACGACGATTATAG
- a CDS encoding YHS domain-containing (seleno)protein: MKQLVLLAMALVWGIAAHAQVDPVSKDGVAIGGYDVVSYFTGEAKQGNKTYAAKHNGVTYYFASKANKATFTQSPSMYLPQFDGYCAWGVGEKQAKFPINPETFDVIDGKLYLFFNGDFNGEPFNTLPDWSARTSELKKAAHDSWPKVRDGK; this comes from the coding sequence ATGAAACAATTAGTTCTATTGGCAATGGCCCTGGTTTGGGGAATTGCCGCACACGCCCAAGTTGACCCCGTAAGCAAAGATGGTGTAGCCATTGGCGGGTACGATGTGGTATCCTATTTCACTGGCGAAGCAAAACAGGGCAACAAAACCTATGCCGCCAAGCACAATGGGGTAACCTATTATTTTGCCAGCAAGGCCAATAAGGCCACTTTTACCCAATCGCCTAGCATGTACTTGCCGCAATTTGACGGCTATTGCGCTTGGGGCGTTGGTGAAAAACAAGCCAAATTTCCCATCAACCCTGAAACATTTGATGTGATCGACGGAAAACTCTATCTGTTTTTTAACGGCGATTTCAACGGGGAGCCTTTTAACACTTTACCCGATTGGAGTGCCCGTACTTCAGAATTGAAGAAAGCAGCCCATGACAGTTGGCCAAAGGTTAGGGATGGTAAATAA
- a CDS encoding carboxymuconolactone decarboxylase family protein, giving the protein MTRLQALDPKEATGEAKELFNGIQSKLGMVPNMMRTMGNSPAVLQGYLNLSDALGKGSLGGRLGELIALAVAESNSCNYCLSAHSFIGEKLVLIDTDTLHMAREGRNKDPKIAAALYFAKTLVEKRGRVSSDDVEVVKNAGYTDGEVGEIVAHVALNVFTNYFNNTANTDIDFPVVEAETV; this is encoded by the coding sequence ATGACACGTTTACAAGCATTAGATCCAAAGGAAGCAACCGGAGAGGCAAAGGAGTTGTTCAACGGTATCCAGAGCAAATTGGGAATGGTTCCCAACATGATGCGCACCATGGGGAATTCCCCAGCCGTATTGCAAGGGTACCTAAATCTAAGCGACGCGCTGGGCAAAGGTTCCTTGGGTGGTCGATTGGGCGAACTGATCGCCTTGGCCGTGGCCGAATCCAACAGCTGCAATTACTGTTTGTCCGCCCATTCCTTTATCGGGGAAAAATTGGTGCTCATTGACACCGATACCTTGCACATGGCCCGTGAAGGGAGAAACAAAGACCCAAAAATAGCCGCTGCGCTCTATTTTGCCAAGACCTTGGTGGAAAAACGCGGAAGGGTAAGTTCAGATGATGTTGAGGTCGTTAAAAATGCTGGTTACACCGATGGCGAAGTGGGAGAGATCGTGGCTCACGTGGCCTTGAACGTATTCACCAACTATTTCAACAACACAGCCAACACCGATATTGATTTTCCGGTGGTTGAAGCAGAAACTGTTTAA